In one window of Astyanax mexicanus isolate ESR-SI-001 chromosome 18, AstMex3_surface, whole genome shotgun sequence DNA:
- the LOC103035060 gene encoding solute carrier family 12 member 7-like, which yields MPTNFTVVPVEDGQPSSPDSDVQSPEGEDEEKPGLYSGEETPGEDSPFITTGDHEGSCDGKNMALFEEEMDSTPMVSALLNKLANYTNLTQGVIDHEKAESEDGVKKVTIRGPQMGTFIGVYLPCMQNILGVILFLRLTWIVGTAGILGSFAIVFMCCVCTLLTAISMSAIATNGVVPAGGSYYMISRALGPEFGGAVGLCLYLGTTFAGSMYILGTIEILLMYIVPDGALFVDKANEPVAQQNNMRVYGTCCLALMALMVFVGVKYVNKLALVFLSCVILSIMAIYAGVIRSAISPPDFQICLLGNRTLKNHDFEKCLKTEVINNSTVTTQLWEQFCNGSSIDADCDPYFALNNVTETKAIPGLLSGVISENLWGTYVPYDTVLEKNLSVAEVPESEKEKLKNVKDMPYVFNDITTYFTLMVGIFFPSVTGILAGSNRSGDLRDAQRSIPIGTILAIVTTSIIYLSCVVVFGACVEGVVLRDKFGFSVKRTPVIGILAWPSPWVLVIGSFFSCCGAGLQSLTSAPRLLQAIAHDGLVPFLQVFGHSKSNGEPTWALLLTAGICEIGILIASLDVVAPILSMFFLMCYLFVNLACAVQTLLRTPNWRPRFKFYHWTLSFLGMSLCLSLMFVSSWWYALFGMLFAGCVYKYIEYRGAEKEWGDGIRGLSLNAAQYALIKLEEAPPHTKNWRPQLLVLLSLDSDLMVKHPRLLSLTSQLKAGKGLTIVCSVLQGIYMNRGADAKRSEKNIKAAMAAEKTKGFCHAVVCSNLRDGFSNLIQSAGLGGMKHNTVLMAWPCNWRQAEDSSSWKNFIETVRETTSAHQALLVAKNIDSFPCNTERLTEGTIDVWWIVHDGGLLMLLPFLLRQHKVWKKCKMRIFTVAHLDDNSIQMKKDLYMFIYQLRLDAEVEVVEMHASDISAFTYEKTLVMEQRSQLLRQMQLSKTEREREIQSITDESRSSIKRKDRPKDPTPNTLQVPGAAPLENEAHMFHGKNTKSHTGSPSSDHVHMTWTKEKFISERNRHREASQGVRDIFNMKPEWENLNQSNVRRMHTAVKLNEVVVNKSQGAHLVLLNMPGPPKNKGGDENYMEFLEVLMEGLDRVLLVRGGGREVITIYS from the exons GAGAGGAAACCCCTGGTGAGGACAGTCCCTTTATTACCACTGGTGACCATGAGGGGAGCTGTGATGGGAAGAACATGGCGCTGTTTGAG GAAGAAATGGACAGCACTCCAATGGTGTCAGCCCTTCTCAACAAACTGGCTAATTACACCAACCTGACACAGGGAGTCATAGATCATGAGAAAGCTGAGAGTGAGGATGGAGTTAAAAAGGTCACCATCAGG GGCCCTCAGATGGGCACGTTTATCGGAGTGTATCTGCCCTGTATGCAGAACATCTTGGGTGTAATTCTCTTCCTCCGTCTGACGTGGATCGTGGGCACGGCTGGAATCTTGGGTTCCTTTGCCATTGTTTTTATGTgctgtgtttgt ACTCTTCTTACAGCAATATCAATGAGTGCCATCGCAACTAACGGTGTGGTGCCAG CTGGTGGCTCGTATTACATGATCTCCAGGGCACTGGGTCCAGAGTTTGGAGGTGCTGTTGGCTTGTGTCTCTACTTGGGTACAACCTTTGCTGGATCCATGTACATACTGGGAACCATAGAGATCCTTTTG ATGTACATTGTTCCAGATGGAGCACTGTTTGTGGACAAGGCGAATGAGCCAGTGGCTCAGCAGAATAACATGCGTGTGTATGGAACCTGCTGCTTGGCTCTCATGGCcctgatggtgtttgttggtgtgaAATATGTCAATAAACTGGCATTGGTCTTCCTCTCCTGTGTCATCCTGTCTATCATGGCCATTTATGCTGGAGTCATCAGAAGTGCCATCAGCCCTCCAGACTTTCA AATCTGTCTGCTGGGAAACCGAACACTGAAAAACCATGActttgagaaatgtctaaagACAGAAGTCATCAACAACTCTACAGTAACAACACAACTGTGGGAGCAGTTCTGCAATGGCTCTTCCATCGATGCAGATTGTGATCCCTACTTCGCTCTGAACAATGTGACCGAGACCAAAGCCATCCCAGGGCTGCTCAGTGGAGTAATCTCAG AAAACTTGTGGGGAACTTACGTTCCATATGACACGGTGCTAGAGAAGAATCTGTCAGTGGCAGAGGTGCCTGAGAGCGAGaaggaaaaacttaaaaatgtcaaAGACATGCCCTACGTCTTTAACGACATCACCACCTATTTTACCCTAATGGTGGGCATCTTCTTTCCCTCAGTTACAG GGATTCTGGCAGGATCTAACCGGTCTGGAGATTTGAGGGACGCTCAGAGGTCTATCCCCATTGGTACCATTCTGGCCATTGTTACCACTTCCATCATCT ATTTGTCCTGTGTGGTGGTGTTTGGGGCCTGTGTAGAGGGAGTGGTCCTGAGAGACAA GTTTGGGTTCTCTGTAAAAAGAACACCAGTGATTGGTATTCTGGCTTGGCCATCTCCTTGGGTGCTTGTGATTGGCTCTTTTTTCTCGTGTTGTGGAGCAGGACTACAGAGCCTCACTAGTGCCCCCAGACTTCTGCAGGCCATCGCACATGATGGACTTGTGCCATTCTTGCAG GTGTTTGGTCATAGTAAATCTAATGGAGAGCCAACATGGGCTTTACTTCTGACTGCAGGAATCTGTGAGATCGGGATTCTTATCGCCTCCCTGGATGTTGTTGCTCCAATTCTTTCTAT GTTTTTCCTGATGTGCTACCTATTTGTCAACCTGGCCTGTGCTGTTCAAACACTACTGCGCACCCCAAACTGGAGACCACGCTTTAAATTTTATCACTG GACTCTTTCATTCTTGGGGATGAGCCTTTGTCTTTCTCTTATGTTTGTATCATCTTGGTGGTACGCCCTGTTTGGCATGTTATTTGCAGGATGCGTCTATAAATACATTGAATACAGAGG GGCGGAGAAGGAATGGGGTGATGGAATCCGAGGGTTGTCTTTAAATGCAGCTCAATACGCTCTTATCAAGCTGGAAGAGGCACCACCTCACACCAAGAACTGGAG GCCTCAGCTGCTGGTGCTGTTGAGTTTAGACTCAGACCTGATGGTAAAGCACCCACGACTGCTGTCTCTGACGTCCCAGCTGAAGGCAGGGAAAGGCCTGACGATTGTCTGCTCCGTTCTGCAGGGAATCTACATGAACCGGGGTGCAGACGCCAAGCGCTCTGAAAAG AACATTAAGGCAGCCATGGCTGCAGAAAAAACAAAGGGCTTCTGTCATGCTGTGGTGTGCTCTAACCTGCGAGACGGTTTCTCCAACTTGATCCAGTCCGCTGGCCTGGGAGGCATGAAGCATAACACTGTTCTGATGGCCTGGCCCTGCAACTGGAGACAGGCTGAGGACTCCTCCTCCTGGAAGAACTTCATTG AGACAGTTAGAGAGACCACCTCCGCTCATCAGGCTCTGCTCGTGGCTAAGAACATCGACAGTTTTCCCTGCAACACGGAGCGTCTGACTGAGGGCACCATAGACGTGTGGTGGATTGTCCATGATGGAGGTCTCCTCATGCTGCTGCCCTTCCTTCTCCGCCAGCACAAG gtGTGGAAAAAGTGCAAGATGCGCATCTTCACTGTGGCTCACCTGGATGACAACAGCATTCAGATGAAGAAAGATCTGTACATGTTCATATACCAGCTGCGCCTGGACGccgaggtggaggtggtggagatg CATGCGAGTGATATCTCAGCCTTCACCTATGAGAAAACCCTGGTTATGGAGCAGCGTTCTCAGTTGCTCAGGCAGATGCAGCTTTCCAAAACAGAGCGGGAAAGAGAG ATTCAGAGTATTACTGATGAATCCAGGAGCTCCATTAAGAGAAAGGACCGTCCGAAGGACCCCACTCCCAACACACTGCAAGTGCCAGGAGCGGCACCTCTAGAGAATGAG GCTCATATGtttcatggaaaaaatacaaAGTCTCATACTGGCAGCCCAAGTTCTGACCACGTCCACATGACCTGGACCAAAGAGAAGTTTATCAGTGAGAGGAACAGGCATCGTGAAGCTAGCCAAGGGGTACGGGACATCTTCAACATGAAACC AGAGTGGGAGAATCT AAACCAGTCCAACGTGAGAAGAATGCACACTGCTGTTAAACTGAATGAAGTTGTGGTCAACAAATCCCAAGGGGCTCATCTTGTCCTGCTTAATATGCCTGGACCTCCTAAAAACAAGGGAGGTGATGAGAACT ATATGGAGTTTTTGGAGGTTTTAATGGAGGGCTTGGATCGGGTTCTGCTTGTACGAGGTGGAGGTAGAGAAGTCATCACCATCTACTCGTAG